One genomic window of Medicago truncatula cultivar Jemalong A17 chromosome 1, MtrunA17r5.0-ANR, whole genome shotgun sequence includes the following:
- the LOC120578275 gene encoding hrp65 protein-like, which translates to MTTHLKAHNIWSYVESGLQQRADELARRRDQLALSQILQGIDYSIFGKIANAKTSKEAWDILKLSHKGVEKAQKSKLQSLRREYERYEMSSSETVDQYFTRVINLVNKMRVYGEDIQDSKVVEKILRTMPMKYEHVVTTILESHDTDTLSVAELQGSIESHVNRILEKTEKVKEEALKSQVNLNNVAESSQMGEARARDNFNNGGRGNFRGRGRGSFRGRGRGNFNQWRNNNFNPSHQGKGGNNFGSNNRGRGRGYYNQERTNNGCFNCGKYGHKAADCRYKHQANMAENSYQHFGIIFFSGRNSKIYREVWK; encoded by the exons ATGACAACACATCTTAAAGCTCACAACATCTGGAGCTATGTGGAGTCTGGTTTGCAACAAAGAGCTGATGAACTTGCTCGTAGAAGGGACCAGCTGGCACTATCACAAATTCTTCAAGGAATAGATTACTCAATTTTCGGCAAAATAGCAAATGCGAAGACTTCGAAAGAAGCGTGGGATATATTGAAGTTGTCACATAAAGGAGTAGAGAAAGCTCAGAAATCAAAGCTGCAGTCTCTGCGTAGAGAATACGAAAGGTATGAAATGTCCAGTTCTGAAACAGTGGATCAATATTTTACTCGTGTTATAAATCTTGTCAACAAAATGAGAGTGTATGGAGAAGATATTCAAGATAGCAAGGTGGTGGAGAAAATTCTACGCACCATGCCGATGAAATATGAGCATGTGGTGACTACGATATTGGAGTCCCATGATACCGATACCTTGTCGGTAGCAGAGTTACAGGGAAGCATTGAAAGCCATGTCAACCGAATATTGGAGAAGACTGAAAAAGTAAAGGAGGAAGCCTTGAAGAGCCAGGTGAACCTCAACAACGTTGCTGAATCCAGTCAGATGGGTGAAGCCAGAGCTCGTGACAATTTCAACAATGGAGGAAGAGGAAATTTCAGAGGAAGAGGTCGAGGAAGCTTTAGAGGAAGAGGACGTGGCAACTTCAACCAATGGAGAAACAACAATTTCAATCCATCCCATCAAGGAAAAGGTGGAAACAATTTTGGTTCCAATAACCGTGGCAGAGGAAGAGGTTATTACAACCAAGAGAGAACAAATAATGGTTGTTTTAATTGTGGAAAGTATGGGCACAAAGCAGCTGACTGCAGATATAAACATCAAGCAAATATGGCAGAGAATTCATATCAACATTTTG GAATTATTTTCTTCTCTGGACGAAACAGTAAAATCTACCGTGAAGTTTGGAAATAA